The following proteins are co-located in the Hypanus sabinus isolate sHypSab1 chromosome 28, sHypSab1.hap1, whole genome shotgun sequence genome:
- the LOC132382676 gene encoding putative ubiquitin carboxyl-terminal hydrolase 50 isoform X2 yields MEDNNSRTRYYHLVPHLAGVPVPESGSVSGRQPRAAGQTGLGNSGNSCYLNCVLQCLKHSGPLAEHFLSGAYSHHINRGRGELSNAFSALLVDMWLGDYMYVFPDEVKRVLGKVHPPFSDGSQQDAQELLLFFLNVLHADLKKSTGVRNVETSIVTRLFQGQLSYVKLCLNCYHNSNQTETFLSLSLPMPPDRICSIQDCFRLFFKEEVLSLRDRPYCSFCSQKQDQLECIQLLKAPDIIIIHLKRFESGDNGNRKLSSMVTFPLEDLDLTQYTTTPATQHPKYQLYAVVNHTGTLESGHYTAFCKNPLTQNWHEFNDAKVTSISEQKIQSPAAYILFYNCVNFQWSQ; encoded by the exons ATGGAGGATAACAACAGCAG gaCTCGCTACTACCATCTGGTGCCTCACTTGGCTGGCGTCCCGGTGCCAGAGTCGGGCAGCGTCAGTGGGCGGCAGCCCAGGGCCGCAGGTCAGACAGGCCTCGGGAACTCGGGCAACAGTTGCTATCTCAACTGCGTGCTGCAGTGCCTGAAGCACAGTGGGCCACTGGCTGAGCACTTCCTCAGTGGGGCCTATAGCCACCATATCAACCG AGGCCGAGGGGAGCTCTCCAATGCCTTCTCGGCTTTGTTGGTGGACATGTGGCTGGGTGACTACATGTACGTCTTCCCGGATGAGGTGAAGAGAGTTCTTGGGAAGGTGCACCCGCCATTCTCTGATGGGAGCCAGCAGGATGCACAGGAACTTCTGCTGTTTTTCCTCAATGTTCTCCACGCTGAtctgaagaag TCCACAGGCGTGAGAAATGTGGAAACATCAATTGTTACGAGGCTTTTCCAGGGGCAACTGAGCTACGTAAAGCTCTGTCTGAATTGTTACCACAACTCCAATCAAACAGAGACCTTCCTGAGCCTCTCTCTGCCAATGCCACCAGACAGAATATGTTCCATTCAG GATTGCTTCAGGCTGTTTTTTAAAGAAGAGGTCCTGAGCTTGAGAGACCGGCCTTACTGCTCCTTCTGCAGCCAGAAGCAGGACCAGTTGGAGTGTATCCAGCTGCTGAAAGCCCCAGACATCATCATCATTCACTTGAAGCG CTTTGAATCAGGTGACAACGGAAACAGGAAACTGAGCAGCATGGTGACCTTTCCCCTGGAAGACCTCGATCTGACCCAGTACACAACCACTCCAGCAACTCAGCACCCAAAGTACCAGCTGTACGCCGTGGTG AACCACACCGGTACCTTGGAGAGTGGTCACTATACTGCCTTCTGCAAGAATCCACTGACACAGAACTGGCATGAATTCAATGATGCAAAAGTGACCAGCATTTCTGAGCAGAAAATCCAGTCACCAGCAGCCTACATACTCTTCTACAATTGTGTGAATTTCCAGTGGTCACAGTAA
- the LOC132382676 gene encoding putative ubiquitin carboxyl-terminal hydrolase 50 isoform X1, protein MIVSIPSTPPSLFLQDSLLPSGASLGWRPGARVGQRQWAAAQGRRGRGELSNAFSALLVDMWLGDYMYVFPDEVKRVLGKVHPPFSDGSQQDAQELLLFFLNVLHADLKKSTGVRNVETSIVTRLFQGQLSYVKLCLNCYHNSNQTETFLSLSLPMPPDRICSIQDCFRLFFKEEVLSLRDRPYCSFCSQKQDQLECIQLLKAPDIIIIHLKRFESGDNGNRKLSSMVTFPLEDLDLTQYTTTPATQHPKYQLYAVVNHTGTLESGHYTAFCKNPLTQNWHEFNDAKVTSISEQKIQSPAAYILFYNCVNFQWSQ, encoded by the exons ATGATTGTTTCTATTCCgtcaacacctccctctctctttctccaggaCTCGCTACTACCATCTGGTGCCTCACTTGGCTGGCGTCCCGGTGCCAGAGTCGGGCAGCGTCAGTGGGCGGCAGCCCAGGGCCGCAG AGGCCGAGGGGAGCTCTCCAATGCCTTCTCGGCTTTGTTGGTGGACATGTGGCTGGGTGACTACATGTACGTCTTCCCGGATGAGGTGAAGAGAGTTCTTGGGAAGGTGCACCCGCCATTCTCTGATGGGAGCCAGCAGGATGCACAGGAACTTCTGCTGTTTTTCCTCAATGTTCTCCACGCTGAtctgaagaag TCCACAGGCGTGAGAAATGTGGAAACATCAATTGTTACGAGGCTTTTCCAGGGGCAACTGAGCTACGTAAAGCTCTGTCTGAATTGTTACCACAACTCCAATCAAACAGAGACCTTCCTGAGCCTCTCTCTGCCAATGCCACCAGACAGAATATGTTCCATTCAG GATTGCTTCAGGCTGTTTTTTAAAGAAGAGGTCCTGAGCTTGAGAGACCGGCCTTACTGCTCCTTCTGCAGCCAGAAGCAGGACCAGTTGGAGTGTATCCAGCTGCTGAAAGCCCCAGACATCATCATCATTCACTTGAAGCG CTTTGAATCAGGTGACAACGGAAACAGGAAACTGAGCAGCATGGTGACCTTTCCCCTGGAAGACCTCGATCTGACCCAGTACACAACCACTCCAGCAACTCAGCACCCAAAGTACCAGCTGTACGCCGTGGTG AACCACACCGGTACCTTGGAGAGTGGTCACTATACTGCCTTCTGCAAGAATCCACTGACACAGAACTGGCATGAATTCAATGATGCAAAAGTGACCAGCATTTCTGAGCAGAAAATCCAGTCACCAGCAGCCTACATACTCTTCTACAATTGTGTGAATTTCCAGTGGTCACAGTAA